Proteins encoded in a region of the Streptomyces violaceoruber genome:
- a CDS encoding cation:proton antiporter regulatory subunit, translating into MGAARTSWTPLPGTGVRYDLVTRERRRLSVVAEQGGARTLSAYRRDDPDDATLSLRLDAEEAAAVVDALRPAQHSPSLLSTAELGLVAERIGLSAASHWHGRLLGDTRTRTETGVSVVAVLRRAEALPSPGPDFRLADGDTLIVIGTREGVDAAAEILGRE; encoded by the coding sequence GTGGGTGCTGCGCGTACGAGCTGGACACCGTTGCCGGGGACGGGCGTGCGCTACGACCTGGTCACCCGTGAGCGGCGCCGGCTGTCGGTGGTGGCCGAGCAGGGCGGGGCACGGACGCTGAGCGCGTACCGCAGAGACGATCCGGACGACGCCACGCTCTCGCTGCGGCTGGACGCGGAGGAGGCGGCCGCGGTCGTCGACGCGCTCAGGCCCGCCCAGCACAGCCCGAGTCTGCTGTCGACGGCCGAGCTGGGGCTGGTCGCGGAGCGGATCGGGCTGTCGGCGGCGTCGCACTGGCACGGGCGCCTGCTGGGCGACACCCGCACCCGTACCGAGACCGGCGTGTCCGTGGTCGCGGTGCTGCGGCGGGCCGAGGCGCTCCCGTCCCCGGGGCCGGACTTCAGGCTGGCCGACGGCGACACGCTGATCGTGATCGGTACCCGGGAGGGCGTCGACGCGGCCGCGGAGATCCTCGGGCGGGAGTGA
- a CDS encoding DUF3040 domain-containing protein, whose product MPVPEDRRLDEIESRLHREDPQFARAFADGRPRRPREYRYHRAWLLLAAALGALAAGMFLAHGLLIAAGLVFAGVAGELFDPHRRERGTRCPPSGS is encoded by the coding sequence ATGCCCGTACCCGAAGACCGTCGGCTCGACGAGATCGAGTCCCGCCTGCACCGCGAGGATCCCCAGTTCGCCCGGGCCTTCGCCGACGGCCGTCCCCGCCGCCCGCGCGAGTACCGGTACCACCGGGCCTGGCTGCTGCTCGCCGCCGCCCTGGGCGCGCTGGCCGCCGGCATGTTCCTGGCCCACGGGCTGCTCATCGCCGCCGGGCTGGTCTTCGCCGGCGTCGCCGGGGAACTCTTCGACCCGCACCGGCGCGAGCGCGGCACCCGGTGCCCGCCGTCCGGGTCCTGA
- a CDS encoding PucR family transcriptional regulator has protein sequence MTDLQTEQWETYLAGYAEILAGVADTGRRLTRDELEERRLFGEQAAEAGHSLRSLVRLHLDATRTSWPGRGATVSGADATGTVLAAVAQAVDAFAEGYERAQRLAVRQEEAARREFIDDLLYGRSDLGRLAERAERFGLVLSHAHAVAVAQGPEAYDDTAPVTRVVESALISRFGDRRVLITTKNGQLICIAPGDQDEVLTFFAKQAYAATDGNRVAVGRPQSGAGGVVHSYEEALTTLELADRLGLEEPVVRAADMLVYPVLARDRQAMADLVLSVLGPLREARGGAEPLLRTLEVYFDAGCTAAEAARRLTLSVRALTYRLDRIHQLTGANASDPVHRYTLQTAVIGARLLGWPAQEI, from the coding sequence GTGACGGACCTGCAGACGGAGCAGTGGGAGACGTACCTGGCCGGGTACGCCGAGATCCTGGCGGGCGTCGCCGACACGGGGCGCCGGCTGACCCGCGACGAGCTGGAGGAGCGCAGGCTCTTCGGAGAGCAGGCCGCGGAGGCCGGTCACAGCCTGCGCAGTCTCGTCCGGCTGCACCTGGACGCCACGCGCACGTCCTGGCCCGGCCGCGGCGCGACGGTCTCCGGCGCCGACGCCACGGGCACCGTGCTGGCCGCCGTCGCCCAGGCCGTGGACGCCTTCGCGGAGGGCTACGAACGCGCCCAGCGGCTCGCCGTACGCCAGGAGGAGGCCGCGCGGCGGGAGTTCATCGACGACCTGCTCTACGGGCGCAGCGACCTCGGCCGCCTCGCCGAACGGGCCGAGCGCTTCGGGCTCGTCCTCTCCCACGCCCACGCCGTCGCGGTGGCCCAGGGGCCCGAGGCGTACGACGACACCGCCCCGGTCACTCGGGTCGTGGAGAGCGCGCTCATCTCCCGCTTCGGTGACCGGCGCGTCCTGATAACCACCAAGAACGGGCAGTTGATCTGCATCGCGCCCGGCGACCAGGACGAGGTCCTCACCTTCTTCGCCAAGCAGGCCTACGCCGCCACGGACGGCAACCGGGTGGCCGTCGGGCGGCCGCAAAGCGGCGCGGGCGGCGTCGTGCACAGCTACGAGGAGGCGCTCACCACCCTCGAACTCGCCGACCGGCTGGGCCTGGAGGAGCCCGTGGTGCGTGCCGCGGACATGCTGGTCTACCCGGTCCTGGCCCGGGACCGGCAGGCGATGGCCGACCTGGTGCTGAGCGTGCTGGGTCCGCTGCGCGAGGCCCGCGGCGGTGCCGAGCCGCTGCTGCGGACCCTGGAGGTGTACTTCGACGCCGGCTGCACCGCGGCCGAGGCCGCCCGGCGGCTCACGCTCAGCGTGCGGGCGCTCACCTACCGGCTGGACCGCATCCACCAGCTGACCGGGGCGAACGCCTCCGACCCGGTCCACCGCTACACGCTGCAGACCGCGGTCATCGGAGCCCGGCTGCTGGGGTGGCCCGCCCAGGAGATCTAG
- a CDS encoding cation:proton antiporter yields MHNTTAVLIELGAIILALGLLGRIAGRVGFSPIPLYLLAGLAFGHGGMLPMQASEEFTATGAEIGVILLLLLLGLEYSASELVTNLKTQYPSGAVDFVLNAVPGAVAALVLGWGPVAAVALAGVTWISSSGVIAKVLGDLGRLGNRETPVVLGVLVIEDLAMAVYLPILTALLAGVSLAGGAVTLLISLGTVGAVLYLALRHGRLISRAVSSDSAETLLLVVLGLTLVVAGLAQELQVSAAVGAFLVGIALSGEVAEGASSLLTPLRDLFAAVFFVFFGLSTNPADIPPVLVPALLLAAVTALTKVATGWYAAHRAGLRGAGRWRAGGTLVARGEFSIVIAGLAVGVEPRIGPLATAYVLILVVIGPLTARFTEPLARRLTRGPRKAAPATATTPAESTHANA; encoded by the coding sequence GTGCACAACACCACCGCCGTGCTCATCGAACTCGGAGCGATCATCCTCGCCCTGGGCCTCCTCGGCCGCATCGCCGGCCGCGTGGGTTTCTCGCCCATCCCCCTCTACCTCCTGGCCGGCCTCGCCTTCGGCCACGGCGGCATGCTGCCGATGCAGGCCAGCGAGGAGTTCACCGCCACGGGCGCGGAGATCGGCGTCATCCTGCTCCTGCTCCTGCTCGGCCTTGAGTACAGCGCCTCCGAACTGGTCACCAACCTCAAGACGCAGTACCCCTCCGGCGCGGTCGACTTCGTGCTGAACGCCGTACCCGGCGCCGTGGCGGCACTGGTCCTGGGCTGGGGCCCGGTGGCCGCCGTCGCACTCGCGGGCGTCACCTGGATCTCGTCCTCCGGCGTGATCGCCAAGGTCCTCGGCGACCTGGGCCGGCTGGGCAACCGCGAGACCCCCGTCGTCCTCGGCGTCCTCGTCATCGAGGACCTCGCCATGGCCGTCTACCTGCCGATCCTCACGGCCCTGCTCGCCGGCGTCAGCCTGGCCGGCGGCGCCGTCACCCTGCTGATCTCCCTGGGCACCGTCGGCGCCGTCCTCTACCTCGCGCTGCGCCACGGGCGGCTGATCAGCCGCGCGGTCTCCTCCGACAGCGCGGAAACGCTCCTGCTGGTGGTCCTCGGCCTGACCCTCGTCGTGGCGGGCCTCGCCCAGGAACTCCAGGTCTCCGCGGCGGTCGGCGCGTTCCTCGTCGGTATCGCGCTGTCCGGCGAGGTCGCCGAGGGCGCCAGCAGCCTCCTCACCCCGCTGCGCGACCTGTTCGCCGCCGTCTTCTTCGTCTTCTTCGGCCTGTCCACCAATCCGGCCGACATCCCGCCGGTCCTGGTCCCGGCCCTGCTCCTCGCCGCCGTCACCGCTCTCACCAAGGTCGCCACCGGCTGGTACGCAGCCCACCGCGCCGGCCTGCGCGGCGCGGGCCGCTGGCGGGCGGGCGGCACGCTGGTGGCACGCGGCGAGTTCTCGATCGTCATCGCCGGGCTCGCGGTGGGGGTCGAGCCCCGCATCGGCCCGCTGGCGACGGCGTACGTCCTCATCCTCGTCGTCATCGGTCCGCTCACGGCCCGGTTCACCGAGCCCCTCGCCCGCCGCCTCACCCGCGGCCCCCGCAAGGCCGCGCCGGCCACCGCGACCACTCCCGCGGAGTCGACGCACGCCAACGCGTGA
- a CDS encoding MBL fold metallo-hydrolase, producing MKGDLRFTVLGSASPYPRAGNPCSGYLVEGGGGGGGGGGGGGGGGGGGVTRLWMDAGSGTLGALREHIRLDQLDGIWISHLHADHCADLLTAYYGLLYAEVELAAPVPLLAPPGIADRLADFLTNGPARSPVEDAFRVVELHDRHRARIGGLTLTSRAVSHGMPAFGVRVETEDGARLAYSGDSAPCEALTQLADDCTVLLCEADSAQAPPAGTEAVHHTPEEAGTTAATAGAHRLVVTHLGPFLEPSAALDRAAARYQGPVEYAAPGRTFVVA from the coding sequence ATGAAGGGCGATCTCCGCTTCACGGTCCTCGGCAGCGCGAGCCCGTACCCCCGGGCAGGGAATCCCTGCTCGGGGTACCTCGTCGAAGGCGGTGGCGGTGGCGGTGGCGGTGGCGGTGGCGGTGGCGGTGGCGGTGGGGGTGGGGTCACCCGACTGTGGATGGATGCCGGAAGCGGGACGCTCGGCGCGCTGCGCGAGCACATACGCCTGGACCAGCTCGACGGCATCTGGATCTCCCACCTGCACGCGGACCACTGCGCCGACCTGCTGACCGCGTACTACGGCCTGCTGTACGCGGAGGTCGAACTCGCCGCCCCCGTCCCCCTGCTGGCACCGCCCGGCATCGCCGACCGGCTTGCCGACTTCCTCACCAACGGCCCGGCGCGGAGCCCGGTCGAGGACGCCTTCCGGGTCGTCGAACTCCACGACCGACACCGCGCCCGCATCGGTGGCCTCACACTGACCAGCCGCGCCGTGTCGCACGGGATGCCCGCCTTCGGGGTCCGCGTCGAGACCGAGGACGGTGCACGTCTCGCCTACTCCGGGGACAGCGCCCCGTGCGAGGCGCTCACCCAGCTCGCCGACGACTGCACGGTGCTGCTGTGCGAGGCGGACTCCGCGCAGGCACCGCCGGCCGGTACCGAGGCGGTGCACCACACCCCGGAGGAGGCGGGCACGACCGCCGCCACCGCCGGCGCGCACCGCCTGGTCGTCACCCACCTCGGCCCGTTCCTGGAGCCGTCGGCCGCTCTCGACCGGGCGGCGGCGCGCTACCAAGGCCCGGTGGAGTACGCGGCGCCCGGCCGCACCTTCGTGGTGGCGTGA
- a CDS encoding D-Ala-D-Ala dipeptidase VanX-Sc, translating into MTGDFAFVDELVSGIRWDAKYATWDNFTGKPVDGYLANRIVGTKALCAALGRAQERAEDLGFGLLLWDGYRPQRAVDCFLRWSQQPEDGRTKARHYPNIGRAEMFDRGYVAARSGHSRGATVDLTLYHLTTGELAAMGGGHDLMDPISHHDARDVPRAEAANRRHLRSIMAACGFASYACEWWHYTLKEEPHPDTYFDFPIA; encoded by the coding sequence ATGACCGGGGACTTCGCCTTCGTGGACGAGCTGGTGTCCGGAATCCGGTGGGACGCCAAGTACGCCACCTGGGACAACTTCACCGGCAAACCCGTGGACGGATACCTGGCGAACCGGATCGTCGGCACCAAGGCCCTGTGCGCGGCTCTGGGAAGGGCGCAAGAACGGGCCGAAGACCTCGGCTTCGGGCTGCTCCTGTGGGACGGCTACCGCCCGCAGCGCGCCGTGGACTGCTTCCTCCGCTGGTCACAACAGCCGGAGGACGGCCGGACGAAGGCCCGGCACTACCCGAACATCGGCAGGGCCGAGATGTTCGACAGGGGGTACGTGGCCGCCAGGTCGGGCCACAGCCGAGGTGCCACCGTCGACTTGACGCTGTACCACCTGACCACCGGTGAACTCGCGGCCATGGGCGGCGGCCACGACCTCATGGACCCGATATCGCATCACGACGCCCGAGACGTCCCGCGGGCCGAGGCGGCGAACCGACGGCATCTGCGCTCGATCATGGCCGCCTGCGGTTTCGCCTCATACGCCTGCGAGTGGTGGCACTACACGCTGAAGGAGGAGCCGCACCCGGACACCTACTTCGACTTTCCCATCGCGTAG
- a CDS encoding alpha/beta hydrolase family protein — MPETDLTVTADDGTSLAGTLSLPAGPGPHPAVLLLHGSGPLDREGNTPRLPLNLGRPLADALAAAGVAALRYDRRGAGSTPGVWEESGFTDNRRDASAALRALAAHPDIRPDAVGVVGHSEGALHAMTLAARQEVAAVVLLAGFARGGEAAFRWQAASVFGGMPAPVRLLRRPLGALGERVLARVKRTRTDVARIAGLRVNARWMREMLVHDTRDDLAAVPAAVPVLAVTGDKDVQVPPADLDEIRCLVPGGHTEIHRVPDLTHVLRRDTGRPTLRSYRRLLREPVDPELLALVATWLQARLREPSGALAEERRTTRS, encoded by the coding sequence TTGCCCGAAACCGACCTGACGGTCACCGCGGACGACGGGACCTCGCTGGCCGGCACTCTGAGCCTTCCCGCCGGTCCCGGACCGCACCCCGCCGTCCTCCTGCTGCACGGTTCGGGCCCCCTGGACCGCGAGGGCAACACACCCAGGCTGCCGCTGAACCTCGGGCGCCCGCTGGCCGACGCCCTGGCCGCGGCGGGCGTCGCCGCGCTGCGCTACGACCGGCGCGGCGCGGGGTCCACGCCCGGCGTCTGGGAGGAGAGCGGCTTCACCGACAACCGCCGCGACGCGAGCGCCGCCCTGCGCGCCCTGGCCGCCCACCCGGACATACGCCCCGACGCCGTCGGCGTCGTCGGCCACAGCGAAGGCGCCCTCCACGCGATGACCCTCGCCGCCCGGCAGGAGGTGGCGGCGGTGGTACTGCTGGCCGGGTTCGCCCGCGGGGGCGAGGCGGCCTTCCGCTGGCAGGCGGCGTCGGTCTTCGGGGGCATGCCCGCCCCGGTCCGCCTCCTGCGCCGCCCACTGGGCGCTCTGGGCGAGCGCGTCCTGGCCCGCGTCAAGCGCACCCGCACCGACGTGGCGCGCATCGCCGGTCTCCGGGTCAACGCCCGCTGGATGCGCGAGATGCTCGTCCACGACACCCGTGACGACCTCGCCGCCGTCCCGGCCGCGGTCCCCGTGCTCGCCGTCACCGGCGACAAGGACGTCCAGGTTCCTCCCGCCGACCTGGACGAGATCCGGTGCCTGGTGCCCGGCGGCCACACCGAGATCCACCGCGTCCCCGACCTGACCCACGTACTGCGCCGCGACACGGGTCGGCCCACGCTCCGTTCCTACCGTCGCCTCCTGCGTGAGCCGGTCGACCCGGAACTCCTCGCCCTCGTCGCGACCTGGCTCCAGGCCCGCCTGCGCGAGCCCTCGGGGGCCCTTGCGGAGGAACGGCGCACGACCCGCTCCTGA
- a CDS encoding flotillin family protein gives MSPVVIAVVGVVVLLVLLALVVVSRYKVAGPSEAFIVTGRRGKRSTDPETGRVFTDNSGQKVVVGGGVFVVPFVQQRFTLDLSSRHIPVAVRGAVTLRGVKANLEGVAIVKVGGTEDAIRAAAQRFLMQQDGIVGFTQEVLSGALRAIVGRMSVEDVIRDRAAFAGQVAEEAEASLSGQGLVLDAFQIQDITTEGSYLEDLGRPEAARAKQEADIAEAVARRAAEQARLKAEEEIAVAQRTLYLKQAEIKAETDQAEARANASGPLAEAARQQDILAEQEKVAERQAALKDRQLDTEVRKPADAQRYAAEQEAEARRVARVKQAEAERAAGIAAAQAEAERARLTGEGEKQRRSALADAVRLEGDAEAAAIGAKGAAEAEAMEKKADAFDRYGDAAVLQMLVEVLPQVVAKASEPLAAVDKMTVISTDGASRLTRTVADNVAQGMELLGSTTGVDLASLLKGLTAKEGLTAKEGLTAKEGLTAKEGITAKGEAGRATTENGKVEITD, from the coding sequence ATGAGTCCTGTCGTCATCGCGGTGGTGGGAGTCGTCGTACTCCTGGTGCTGCTCGCCCTGGTGGTGGTCAGCCGCTACAAGGTGGCCGGCCCGAGCGAGGCGTTCATCGTCACCGGGCGGCGCGGCAAGAGGTCCACCGATCCGGAGACGGGCCGTGTGTTCACCGACAACAGCGGCCAGAAGGTCGTGGTGGGCGGCGGCGTGTTCGTCGTGCCGTTCGTGCAGCAGCGGTTCACGCTCGACCTCTCCTCCCGGCACATCCCGGTCGCCGTGCGCGGCGCGGTGACGCTGCGCGGGGTGAAGGCCAACCTCGAAGGCGTCGCGATCGTCAAGGTCGGCGGCACGGAGGACGCGATCCGGGCCGCGGCGCAGCGGTTCCTGATGCAGCAGGACGGCATCGTCGGCTTCACCCAGGAAGTGCTGTCCGGCGCGCTGCGCGCGATCGTCGGCCGGATGTCCGTGGAGGACGTCATCCGGGACCGGGCCGCCTTCGCCGGCCAGGTCGCCGAGGAGGCGGAGGCGAGCCTGTCCGGGCAGGGCCTGGTGCTCGACGCCTTCCAGATCCAGGACATCACCACCGAGGGTTCCTACCTGGAGGACCTCGGCCGCCCCGAAGCGGCACGCGCGAAGCAGGAGGCCGACATCGCGGAGGCGGTCGCCCGGCGGGCGGCCGAGCAGGCGCGGCTGAAGGCGGAGGAGGAGATCGCGGTCGCACAGCGGACCCTCTACCTGAAGCAGGCCGAGATCAAGGCCGAGACCGATCAGGCCGAGGCCCGCGCCAACGCCTCGGGTCCCCTCGCGGAGGCGGCCCGGCAGCAGGACATCCTCGCCGAGCAGGAGAAGGTCGCCGAGCGGCAGGCCGCGCTGAAGGACCGCCAACTGGACACCGAGGTGCGCAAGCCCGCCGACGCGCAGCGGTACGCCGCCGAGCAGGAGGCGGAGGCCCGCCGGGTGGCGCGGGTGAAGCAGGCCGAGGCCGAGCGCGCCGCCGGTATCGCCGCGGCCCAGGCGGAGGCCGAGCGGGCCCGCCTCACCGGTGAGGGCGAGAAGCAGCGGCGCAGCGCCCTGGCGGACGCCGTACGGCTGGAGGGCGACGCCGAGGCCGCCGCGATCGGTGCCAAGGGCGCGGCCGAGGCCGAGGCGATGGAGAAGAAGGCCGACGCCTTCGACCGGTACGGCGACGCCGCGGTGCTGCAGATGCTGGTCGAGGTGCTGCCGCAGGTGGTGGCGAAGGCGTCCGAGCCGCTGGCGGCCGTGGACAAGATGACGGTCATCTCCACGGACGGCGCGAGCCGGCTCACCCGCACGGTCGCCGACAACGTGGCGCAGGGCATGGAACTGCTGGGCTCGACCACGGGCGTCGACCTGGCGTCTCTGCTGAAGGGCCTCACGGCCAAGGAGGGCCTCACGGCCAAGGAGGGCCTCACGGCCAAGGAGGGCCTCACGGCCAAGGAGGGCATCACCGCCAAGGGCGAGGCAGGCCGGGCCACCACCGAGAACGGCAAGGTGGAGATCACGGACTGA
- a CDS encoding potassium/proton antiporter, whose amino-acid sequence MTLSELYVMLLIGGTVLLASIAAARAAHRIGLPSLLLFLCVGLVAGEDGLGLRFDDAQLAQALGAAALALILVEGGLTTRWSDVRKLLAPAGVLATVGVVVSVVVTAAGAHWLLGIDWRLALLIGAIVSSTDAAAVFAVLRALPLPRKVSVLVEAESGFNDAPTIILVLLFSTTSDLPGPLPVVGNLLFQLVVGGVLGVVTGRLGVAALRHIALPATGLYPLATVGFGVVAFAAAGALGASGIIAAYLSGLVLGNAKLPHRAATRSFSEGVGWLAQIGLFVMLGLLVDPSELPSAILPALVVGLVLLLLARPVSVLLCLLPFRVPWREQVFISWAGLRGAVPIVLTTFPVVAGVTGARDALNIVFVLVVLFTLLQGPTLPAVARWTGVTRPDALREIQVETAPLDLLDADLLTVSVPPGSRLHGVTVFELRLPHPTAVTLVVRDGASLVPDRDTVLRAGDELLLITTPQVREAAERRLRAVGRRGKLARWLGEHGTPESEPLLPMHPEKHHNAQ is encoded by the coding sequence ATGACCCTGTCCGAGCTGTACGTGATGCTGCTGATCGGCGGCACGGTCCTGCTGGCCAGCATCGCCGCGGCCCGCGCCGCCCACCGCATCGGCCTGCCCAGCCTGCTGCTGTTCCTGTGCGTGGGGCTCGTCGCGGGCGAGGACGGGCTCGGCCTGCGCTTCGACGACGCCCAGCTGGCCCAGGCACTGGGTGCCGCCGCCCTGGCGCTCATCCTGGTCGAGGGCGGGCTGACCACCCGGTGGAGCGACGTCCGGAAGCTGCTCGCTCCGGCCGGAGTGCTCGCCACGGTGGGCGTGGTGGTCTCCGTGGTGGTGACCGCCGCGGGCGCGCACTGGCTGCTGGGGATCGACTGGCGGCTGGCCCTGCTGATCGGTGCGATCGTCTCCTCCACCGACGCCGCCGCCGTCTTCGCCGTACTGCGCGCCCTGCCGCTGCCGCGCAAGGTGAGCGTGCTGGTGGAGGCCGAGTCAGGCTTCAACGACGCGCCCACCATCATCCTGGTCCTGCTCTTCTCCACCACCTCCGATCTGCCGGGCCCGCTCCCCGTCGTGGGCAACCTCCTCTTCCAGCTCGTGGTCGGCGGCGTCCTGGGCGTGGTGACCGGCCGCCTGGGCGTCGCCGCGCTGCGGCACATCGCCCTGCCCGCGACCGGCCTGTACCCGCTGGCCACCGTCGGTTTCGGCGTCGTCGCCTTCGCCGCCGCCGGAGCGCTGGGCGCCAGCGGCATCATCGCCGCCTACCTCTCCGGGCTCGTCCTCGGCAACGCCAAGCTGCCCCACCGCGCGGCCACCCGCTCCTTCTCCGAGGGCGTCGGGTGGCTGGCCCAGATCGGGCTGTTCGTCATGCTCGGCCTGCTCGTCGACCCGAGCGAACTGCCGTCCGCGATCCTCCCGGCCCTGGTCGTGGGCCTGGTCCTGCTGCTGCTCGCCCGGCCGGTGTCGGTCCTGCTCTGCCTGCTGCCGTTCCGGGTGCCCTGGCGCGAGCAGGTCTTCATCTCCTGGGCCGGTCTGCGCGGCGCGGTCCCCATCGTGCTCACGACCTTCCCCGTCGTGGCGGGGGTGACCGGTGCGCGCGACGCCCTGAACATCGTGTTCGTGCTCGTCGTCCTCTTCACCCTGCTCCAGGGGCCCACACTGCCCGCCGTGGCGCGGTGGACGGGGGTGACCCGTCCGGACGCGCTGCGCGAGATCCAGGTCGAGACGGCGCCGCTCGACCTCCTGGACGCCGACCTGCTCACCGTGTCCGTCCCGCCGGGTTCGCGGCTGCACGGCGTCACCGTCTTCGAACTGCGGCTGCCGCATCCGACGGCCGTCACCCTGGTCGTCCGCGACGGCGCCAGTCTCGTCCCCGACCGCGACACCGTGCTGCGCGCCGGCGACGAACTGCTCCTCATCACCACACCCCAGGTCCGGGAGGCGGCGGAACGCCGGCTGCGCGCCGTCGGCCGCCGCGGCAAACTGGCCCGCTGGCTGGGCGAGCACGGCACTCCGGAGTCCGAGCCCTTGCTCCCCATGCACCCCGAAAAGCATCACAATGCGCAATAA
- a CDS encoding helix-turn-helix domain-containing protein, which produces MATSNLLLHPVRMRILQTLVGAGELTTAQLRERLPDVSPASMYRHMATLTEAGVLEVSQEKRVRGTVERSYRVRQDEALVDEDARAAMTKDDHRQAFTVFTGALMADFDRYLSRDDTEPVREGVLYRQGAVWLTDEEFTDLVAELEAVVARRTGRRPDDGRVRHLISLVVMPDKEGGTA; this is translated from the coding sequence ATGGCTACCTCGAATCTCCTCCTCCACCCGGTCCGCATGCGCATCCTCCAAACCCTGGTCGGTGCCGGTGAACTGACCACGGCTCAGCTGCGCGAGCGGCTCCCCGACGTCTCGCCCGCGTCCATGTACCGGCACATGGCCACGCTCACCGAGGCCGGTGTCCTGGAGGTGAGCCAGGAGAAGCGCGTGCGCGGCACGGTCGAGCGCAGCTACCGGGTCCGCCAGGACGAGGCCCTCGTCGACGAGGACGCCCGCGCCGCCATGACCAAGGACGACCACCGGCAGGCCTTCACCGTCTTCACCGGCGCCCTCATGGCCGACTTCGACCGCTACCTCTCCCGCGACGACACCGAACCCGTCCGCGAAGGCGTCCTCTACCGGCAGGGCGCGGTCTGGCTGACGGACGAGGAATTCACCGACCTCGTCGCGGAGCTGGAGGCCGTGGTCGCCCGTCGCACCGGGCGCAGACCGGACGACGGCCGCGTCCGCCACCTCATCAGTCTCGTCGTCATGCCGGACAAGGAGGGCGGCACGGCGTAA
- a CDS encoding CPBP family intramembrane glutamic endopeptidase codes for MPTSRTASHGTTLGASAHPVAPAPGRNYRADLTLFMVIAFAVSWLSWGTAIALGGTETNEAANAPYMLGAFGPLIGALVIRVRRRRRGEPVPEHVVPFRAALLLKAVLLLVLGSATVLAAALLASRAGGPELSLDVAKDAVEDFGGPAAFLVGMLVSGPLSEEPGWRGTAYPRLREKLGTLQVCLVLGVTWAVWHLPLFFIDGTVQHDLGLATPSGVLFVVSNIPMAMLVTAAYERAGIAASIAVHFAVNATMILLAVEEPEVQAMILGIQALTVTALLLTHRTGRQRS; via the coding sequence ATGCCCACTTCACGTACGGCGTCGCACGGCACCACACTCGGCGCATCCGCCCACCCCGTCGCACCGGCCCCCGGCCGCAACTACCGCGCCGACCTGACCCTCTTCATGGTCATCGCCTTCGCCGTGAGCTGGCTCTCCTGGGGTACGGCGATCGCGCTGGGCGGCACGGAGACGAACGAAGCCGCCAACGCCCCCTACATGCTCGGCGCCTTCGGCCCCCTGATAGGCGCCCTCGTCATCCGTGTGCGCCGCCGCCGACGCGGCGAACCCGTCCCGGAGCATGTGGTCCCCTTCCGGGCGGCACTCCTGCTCAAGGCCGTACTGCTGCTGGTACTGGGCTCGGCGACCGTGCTGGCCGCCGCCCTGCTGGCGAGCCGTGCGGGCGGCCCCGAACTGAGCCTGGACGTGGCCAAGGACGCCGTCGAGGACTTCGGCGGGCCCGCCGCGTTCCTCGTCGGCATGCTGGTCAGCGGCCCGCTGTCCGAGGAGCCCGGCTGGCGGGGCACTGCCTACCCGCGGCTGCGCGAGAAGCTCGGCACCCTCCAGGTCTGCCTGGTCCTGGGCGTCACCTGGGCCGTGTGGCACCTCCCGCTCTTCTTCATCGACGGCACCGTCCAGCACGACCTGGGCCTCGCCACCCCGAGCGGTGTCCTGTTCGTCGTCAGCAACATCCCGATGGCCATGCTGGTCACCGCCGCCTACGAGCGCGCCGGCATCGCCGCCTCGATCGCCGTGCACTTCGCCGTCAACGCGACGATGATCCTGCTCGCCGTGGAGGAGCCCGAGGTGCAGGCCATGATCCTCGGCATCCAGGCCCTGACGGTGACGGCCCTCCTGCTCACCCACCGCACAGGACGGCAGCGCTCGTAG
- a CDS encoding zinc-ribbon domain-containing protein has product MIIFGTKGYLYQLAILTLVCGRCGNPAAHTLRKRVTKFTLFFVPLFPFSTKYATQCTFCGAEQQVTREQAEQLQAQEAGGQAYGPSGQQPYQQPYQRP; this is encoded by the coding sequence ATGATCATTTTTGGCACCAAGGGATACCTCTACCAGCTCGCGATACTGACCCTGGTGTGCGGCCGGTGCGGCAATCCCGCCGCGCACACGCTCAGGAAGCGCGTCACGAAGTTCACCCTGTTCTTCGTGCCGCTGTTCCCCTTCTCGACGAAGTACGCGACCCAGTGCACCTTCTGCGGCGCCGAGCAGCAGGTGACCAGGGAGCAGGCCGAGCAGCTCCAGGCGCAGGAGGCCGGTGGCCAGGCGTACGGGCCGTCCGGTCAGCAGCCGTACCAGCAGCCGTACCAGCGGCCCTAG